In Rubrivirga marina, the following are encoded in one genomic region:
- the aroB gene encoding 3-dehydroquinate synthase has translation MSPPAVHVALSEGRSYAVHFEPLATAPMHLREAGLSGPLALVVTDETVGPLHLGALADALRADGWTVEATAVPAGEGSKSLDQLSALHDWALGLGIDRQTPLLALGGGVVGDLAGFAAATLLRGIPLVHLPTTTISQVDSAIGGKTGINHATGKNLVGAFHQPRLVLADPATLDTLDERAFRSGLAEAVKHALISDPALADRLDREWDTLVARQPDVLAPLLRDAAAVKARVIEADEREAGERAFLNFGHTFGHALEKEAGYGTLTHGEAVALGMRAALHLSESLRLGQVAEALGPFAEADRLVARLDPPAPTLAIDALMAATEADKKRTAAGVRYVVLDAVGRPRLAADVDDALLRAAWRYALSA, from the coding sequence GTGTCGCCGCCCGCTGTCCACGTCGCCCTCTCCGAGGGCCGGAGCTACGCCGTCCACTTCGAGCCGCTCGCGACGGCCCCGATGCACCTCCGCGAGGCCGGCCTGAGCGGCCCCCTCGCGCTCGTCGTCACCGACGAGACCGTCGGCCCGCTCCACCTCGGCGCGCTCGCCGACGCCCTCCGCGCCGACGGCTGGACGGTCGAGGCCACGGCCGTGCCAGCCGGCGAAGGCTCAAAGTCGCTCGACCAACTGTCGGCGCTCCACGACTGGGCGCTCGGGTTGGGGATCGACCGCCAGACGCCGCTGCTCGCGCTCGGCGGCGGCGTCGTGGGCGACCTCGCCGGGTTCGCCGCCGCGACGCTCCTCCGCGGGATCCCGCTTGTCCACCTCCCCACGACGACGATCTCGCAGGTGGACAGCGCCATCGGCGGGAAGACGGGGATCAACCACGCGACGGGCAAGAACCTCGTCGGCGCGTTCCACCAGCCGCGGCTCGTCCTCGCGGATCCGGCCACGCTCGACACGCTCGACGAACGGGCCTTCCGGAGCGGGCTCGCGGAGGCCGTCAAGCACGCGCTGATCTCCGACCCCGCCCTGGCCGACCGCCTCGACCGCGAGTGGGACACGCTCGTCGCCCGCCAGCCCGACGTGCTCGCCCCGCTCCTCCGCGACGCCGCCGCCGTCAAGGCCCGCGTGATCGAGGCCGACGAGCGAGAGGCCGGCGAACGCGCGTTCCTCAACTTCGGGCACACGTTCGGGCACGCGCTCGAGAAGGAGGCCGGCTACGGGACGCTCACGCACGGCGAGGCCGTCGCGCTCGGGATGCGCGCCGCGTTGCATCTGTCCGAGTCCCTCCGCCTCGGGCAGGTCGCCGAGGCCCTCGGCCCGTTCGCCGAGGCCGACCGGCTCGTCGCCCGCCTCGACCCGCCGGCTCCGACGTTGGCGATCGACGCACTGATGGCCGCGACCGAGGCCGACAAGAAGCGGACGGCGGCGGGCGTGCGGTACGTCGTCCTCGACGCCGTCGGCCGGCCGCGGCTGGCCGCCGACGTGGACGACGCGCTGCTCCGGGCCGCGTGGCGGTACGCGCTCAGCGCGTGA
- a CDS encoding glycosyltransferase family 4 protein has protein sequence MRIYLHDYGGHAFLVGLARHLARRGHAVRYSFSATNEAPQGDLAPRGDDPETFSLDPVVTDPVDKRARSLAGLVKRRQAEARFGRAAAAHVRAWDADVVVAANCGLDTLAALQGAARAEGVAFVNWLQDVWSVGTRAVLHKRFGVVGDLAGRWMERREGRLLREADAVVGITDGFRPLLDLWRVPAERVTILENWAPLADLPQRPRDNAWAEAHGLVGHSVVLYSGTLGMKHDPAGLARLGERLAEADPEARLVVVSSGEGADWLAARTAERGLTNLVVLPFQPFEAFPDVLGAADVFVAVLEPEASAVSVPSKVLAYLCAGRPAVLSVPPDNLAAQIVMREEAGVVVPPGDADALADAVLALLDEDTRSGRMGAAGRAYAERAFDLDAIADRFEAVLTGALAGR, from the coding sequence ATGCGGATCTACCTCCACGACTACGGCGGCCACGCCTTCTTGGTCGGCCTCGCGCGGCATCTCGCGCGGCGCGGGCACGCGGTCCGCTACTCGTTCTCGGCGACGAACGAGGCCCCGCAGGGCGACCTCGCGCCCCGCGGCGACGACCCCGAGACGTTCTCACTCGACCCCGTCGTCACGGACCCGGTCGACAAGCGGGCACGATCGCTGGCGGGGCTCGTGAAGCGGCGCCAGGCGGAGGCCCGGTTCGGCCGCGCTGCCGCCGCGCACGTCCGCGCGTGGGACGCCGACGTGGTCGTCGCGGCCAACTGCGGGCTCGACACCCTCGCCGCGCTCCAGGGGGCCGCCCGGGCCGAGGGCGTCGCGTTCGTGAACTGGCTCCAGGACGTCTGGTCGGTCGGCACGCGGGCCGTGCTCCACAAGCGGTTCGGCGTCGTGGGCGACCTCGCCGGCCGGTGGATGGAGCGGCGAGAGGGCCGGCTGCTCCGGGAGGCCGACGCCGTCGTCGGCATCACCGACGGGTTCCGGCCCCTCCTTGACCTCTGGCGGGTGCCGGCGGAGCGCGTGACGATCCTCGAGAACTGGGCGCCGCTCGCCGACCTCCCCCAGCGCCCGCGCGACAACGCGTGGGCCGAGGCGCACGGCCTCGTCGGCCACTCCGTCGTGCTGTACTCCGGGACGCTCGGGATGAAGCACGACCCGGCCGGCCTCGCCCGCCTCGGGGAGCGGCTCGCCGAGGCGGACCCGGAAGCCCGGCTCGTCGTCGTGTCGTCGGGCGAGGGCGCCGACTGGCTGGCGGCGCGCACGGCCGAGCGCGGGCTCACGAACCTCGTCGTCCTCCCCTTCCAGCCCTTCGAAGCGTTCCCCGACGTGCTCGGGGCGGCCGACGTGTTCGTGGCCGTGCTGGAGCCCGAGGCGAGCGCCGTGTCGGTCCCGTCGAAGGTGCTCGCCTACCTCTGCGCCGGCCGCCCGGCCGTGCTGTCGGTCCCGCCCGACAACCTCGCCGCGCAGATCGTGATGCGGGAGGAGGCCGGCGTGGTCGTCCCCCCCGGCGATGCCGACGCGCTCGCCGACGCCGTCCTCGCCCTCCTGGACGAGGACACCCGAAGTGGGCGGATGGGCGCCGCGGGCCGGGCCTACGCCGAGCGCGCGTTCGACCTCGACGCCATCGCCGACCGGTTCGAGGCCGTCCTGACGGGCGCGCTCGCAGGCCGGTAG
- a CDS encoding ion transporter: MPAALDPDRPTPEGFRPAGRGLRRRLFEIVFHADDPAGKAFDVVLIAAIVASVLVVMLESVTAIQGRYARALLVAEWFFTVLFTIEYVIRLSVLENPTRYARSFFGVVDLLAILPTYISLFVPGAQVLLTVRILRALRVFRVLKLANYLDEANTLSRALAASRRKIFVFIFVVLTVVTVTGSLMYLIEGGENGFTSIPKSVYWAVVTVSTIGFGDITPQTPLGQFLSAVLAVVGYGIIAVPTGIVTVELGREQAEQRARDLTARAMAEVQLARCPKCGLGEHDDDARFCKWCGEEIVVEARPLGPAAAAPSTAPA; the protein is encoded by the coding sequence ATGCCCGCCGCCCTCGACCCCGACCGCCCGACTCCCGAGGGCTTTCGCCCCGCCGGCCGAGGCCTCCGGCGCCGCCTGTTCGAGATCGTCTTCCACGCCGACGACCCGGCGGGCAAGGCGTTCGACGTCGTCCTGATCGCGGCCATCGTCGCGAGCGTGCTCGTGGTCATGCTCGAGAGCGTGACGGCGATCCAGGGGCGCTACGCCCGCGCGCTCCTCGTCGCGGAGTGGTTCTTCACCGTCCTGTTCACGATCGAGTACGTGATCCGGCTGAGCGTGCTCGAGAACCCGACCCGTTACGCCCGGAGCTTCTTCGGCGTCGTCGACCTCCTGGCGATCCTCCCGACGTACATCAGCCTGTTCGTGCCCGGGGCGCAGGTGCTCCTCACGGTCCGGATCCTCCGCGCGCTCCGGGTCTTCCGGGTGCTCAAGCTGGCGAACTACCTCGATGAGGCCAACACGCTGAGCCGGGCCCTGGCGGCCAGCCGGCGGAAGATCTTCGTCTTCATCTTCGTCGTGCTGACGGTCGTGACCGTCACCGGCTCGCTGATGTACCTCATCGAGGGCGGGGAGAACGGGTTCACCTCGATCCCGAAGAGCGTCTACTGGGCCGTCGTGACCGTCTCGACGATCGGCTTCGGCGACATCACGCCGCAGACGCCGCTGGGCCAGTTCCTGTCGGCCGTCCTCGCCGTCGTCGGCTACGGCATCATCGCCGTCCCGACGGGGATCGTGACCGTCGAGCTCGGGCGGGAGCAGGCGGAGCAGCGGGCCCGGGATCTCACAGCGAGGGCGATGGCGGAGGTCCAGCTCGCGCGGTGCCCGAAGTGCGGCCTCGGGGAGCACGACGACGACGCCCGCTTCTGCAAGTGGTGCGGCGAGGAGATCGTCGTGGAAGCCCGCCCTCTCGGCCCCGCTGCAGCAGCCCCGTCCACGGCGCCGGCATGA
- a CDS encoding DUF3140 domain-containing protein, with protein MDWTDDRQETYDAFRAHVNMEPKELEEWLETEDSKRVGDSGSGESTGHRSGRRIVEIKRTTKDDLTESDLDHMQKVVGYIKRHTAQGPESDVKESNWRYSLMNWGHDPCKEQDC; from the coding sequence ATGGACTGGACCGACGACCGACAGGAGACCTACGACGCGTTCCGCGCGCACGTCAACATGGAGCCGAAGGAGCTGGAAGAGTGGCTCGAGACCGAGGACTCGAAGCGCGTCGGCGACTCGGGCTCGGGGGAGTCGACGGGCCACCGCTCGGGCCGGAGGATCGTGGAGATCAAACGGACGACGAAGGACGACCTGACGGAGAGCGACCTCGACCACATGCAGAAGGTGGTCGGCTATATCAAGCGCCACACGGCGCAGGGCCCCGAGTCCGACGTGAAGGAGAGCAACTGGCGCTACTCGCTGATGAACTGGGGCCACGACCCCTGCAAGGAGCAGGACTGCTAG
- a CDS encoding AMP-binding protein yields the protein MTTAARDGGTNVVERFQSQAEARPEAPAIVEGRGRHRRVTTFADLDRQAAAGAGRLTAAGVGRGDRVLVLVPVSSALYAVLAAVFRVGAVAVIVDPGAGRERLAEAVGRVRPQAFVGTPKAHLLRLLAASVRRIPTRFVVGGWAPLAERWEGGPPVPVADVGRDAPALLTFTSGTTGRPKAAVRTHGLLGAQHAALTDALDLQPDDVDLATLPVVVLATLASGVTTVLADADLRRPGAVDASRVLRQMRAEGVTRCVASPAFFERLLAHPEADALRQLRRVDTGGAPVFPDLLARLGALVGEAVGVYGSTEAEPIAHVAAPSEADLRRVAAGEGLPAGPPVAAVDLRIVPDRWGEPLGPFTEAEWEARSLGPGAVGEIVVAGDHVVPGYLDGEGDAETKVDVAGRRWHRTGDAGRLDADGRLWLLGRCAAVSRREGSVVYPLQVEAALRTRLDARAAFVEIDGQRVVAVEGAVPDGLAEAVPWAAIDAVVSVDALPVDRRHNAKVDLGALCKRLEGTIARAPA from the coding sequence GTGACGACCGCGGCCCGCGACGGCGGAACCAACGTCGTCGAGAGGTTCCAGTCGCAGGCTGAGGCTCGGCCCGAGGCCCCCGCGATCGTCGAAGGCCGGGGCCGGCACCGCCGCGTCACCACGTTCGCCGATCTCGACCGCCAGGCCGCCGCCGGGGCCGGCCGCCTCACGGCCGCGGGGGTCGGACGGGGCGACCGCGTACTCGTGCTCGTGCCGGTGTCGTCGGCGCTCTATGCGGTGCTCGCGGCGGTCTTCCGCGTGGGCGCCGTCGCGGTGATCGTCGACCCTGGGGCCGGGCGCGAGCGTTTGGCGGAGGCGGTCGGGCGGGTGAGACCGCAGGCATTCGTCGGCACGCCGAAAGCCCACCTGCTGCGGCTCCTGGCCGCGAGCGTCCGGCGGATCCCGACGCGGTTCGTCGTCGGCGGATGGGCGCCGTTGGCGGAGCGGTGGGAGGGCGGACCGCCCGTGCCCGTCGCCGACGTCGGCCGCGACGCGCCGGCCCTCCTCACGTTCACGTCCGGCACGACGGGCCGTCCCAAGGCGGCGGTCCGCACGCACGGCCTCCTCGGCGCCCAGCACGCCGCGCTCACCGACGCCCTCGACCTCCAGCCCGACGACGTCGACCTGGCCACGCTGCCGGTCGTCGTCCTCGCCACGCTCGCCTCCGGCGTCACAACCGTCTTGGCCGACGCCGACCTCCGCCGGCCCGGTGCCGTCGACGCGAGCCGCGTGCTCCGTCAGATGCGTGCCGAGGGCGTCACGCGGTGCGTCGCCAGCCCGGCCTTTTTCGAGCGGCTCCTCGCTCACCCCGAGGCCGATGCGCTCCGTCAGCTCCGCCGCGTCGACACCGGCGGGGCGCCCGTCTTCCCCGACCTCCTCGCCCGCCTCGGTGCGCTCGTGGGGGAGGCCGTCGGCGTGTACGGGTCGACCGAGGCCGAGCCCATCGCGCACGTCGCCGCGCCGTCCGAGGCCGACCTCCGGCGCGTGGCGGCGGGGGAGGGGCTCCCGGCCGGCCCACCCGTGGCGGCCGTCGACCTCCGGATCGTGCCGGACCGGTGGGGCGAGCCGCTCGGGCCGTTCACCGAGGCGGAGTGGGAGGCGAGGTCCCTCGGGCCGGGCGCCGTCGGCGAGATCGTGGTCGCGGGCGACCACGTGGTGCCGGGCTACCTCGATGGCGAGGGCGACGCCGAGACGAAGGTCGACGTGGCGGGCCGCCGCTGGCATCGGACGGGCGATGCCGGCCGGCTCGACGCCGACGGCCGGCTGTGGCTCCTCGGGAGGTGCGCCGCCGTGTCTCGCCGCGAGGGGAGCGTCGTGTACCCGCTCCAAGTCGAGGCCGCGCTCCGCACGCGGCTGGACGCCCGGGCCGCGTTCGTGGAGATCGACGGCCAGCGCGTCGTGGCGGTCGAGGGCGCCGTGCCCGACGGGCTGGCGGAGGCCGTCCCGTGGGCCGCGATCGACGCCGTCGTTTCGGTCGACGCGCTGCCGGTCGACCGCCGGCACAACGCGAAGGTGGATCTAGGGGCGCTCTGTAAGCGCCTCGAGGGCACGATCGCGCGCGCTCCGGCGTAG
- a CDS encoding GNAT family N-acetyltransferase, producing MTAGVYARLDLAGLDGTPDPSAYALTRPDDVLGLVSDETVVASCALWWTEPLHIDGENVRIGRVGHVDWATEADGVVLLEAALDRLRAEGVGHVVGPIDGSTWFGYRVVTDAAPGGGEPSPPFALEPWPPPVVAAAFGAVGFAPVARYLSSRVDALPDESARLGAEVDTLVEGGVTLRPFRAEEAEAELRALHPLLLEAFAENPYYAPLDVARFLALYRPLVARVDPDLVLIAEAEGWPVGVVLAFPDGAQAARGEAVETIIVKTLAVAPEARGRGLGGTLVRAVQEAARAKGFRSAIHALMHTANDSVRISRRLGRPIRRYALLGREL from the coding sequence ATGACCGCCGGCGTCTACGCACGGCTCGACCTCGCCGGCCTCGATGGAACGCCGGACCCCTCCGCGTACGCGCTGACGCGGCCCGACGACGTGCTCGGCCTCGTGAGCGACGAGACGGTCGTCGCGTCGTGCGCGCTGTGGTGGACCGAGCCCCTCCACATCGACGGCGAGAACGTCCGGATCGGCCGGGTTGGACACGTCGACTGGGCGACCGAGGCGGACGGGGTCGTGCTCCTGGAGGCGGCGCTCGACCGGCTTCGAGCGGAGGGCGTCGGCCACGTGGTCGGGCCGATCGACGGGTCGACGTGGTTCGGGTACCGCGTCGTGACGGACGCGGCGCCCGGCGGGGGAGAGCCGTCGCCGCCGTTCGCGCTCGAGCCGTGGCCGCCGCCTGTCGTCGCCGCCGCGTTCGGGGCCGTCGGCTTCGCGCCCGTCGCCCGCTACCTCTCGTCGCGTGTCGACGCGCTGCCTGACGAGTCGGCCCGCCTCGGCGCCGAGGTGGACACGCTGGTGGAGGGAGGCGTGACGCTCCGGCCGTTTCGCGCGGAGGAGGCCGAGGCCGAGCTCCGCGCGCTCCACCCGCTGCTCCTCGAGGCGTTCGCCGAGAACCCGTACTACGCGCCGCTCGACGTCGCCCGCTTCCTCGCGCTCTACCGGCCGCTCGTGGCGCGCGTCGACCCGGACCTCGTCCTCATCGCGGAGGCGGAGGGCTGGCCCGTCGGCGTCGTGCTGGCGTTCCCGGATGGCGCGCAGGCCGCCCGTGGCGAGGCCGTCGAGACGATCATCGTCAAGACGCTCGCAGTGGCGCCCGAGGCCCGGGGACGGGGGCTCGGTGGGACGCTCGTCCGGGCCGTGCAAGAGGCCGCCCGCGCGAAAGGGTTCCGGTCGGCGATCCACGCGCTGATGCACACGGCGAACGACTCGGTCCGGATCAGCCGACGTCTCGGGCGGCCGATCCGGCGCTACGCCCTGCTTGGGCGGGAGCTGTGA
- a CDS encoding diacylglycerol/polyprenol kinase family protein, which produces MSDLTPAVLPAWAAILAVMGALGLALVSLRQAQLRRKLSAEGARKGLHVAMSAVMLALPWLFDAAWPVILLAALAVGAMLAVRFVPALRDGVGGVIHEVGRQSVGDVCYPIAVCALYLLTADSPVLYAIAILMLGLADPAAALTGARHGLSPYATVDGKKSLEGSVAFAFVAFLCVHVPLLLFTPVGRAEALWISAIVAILATIVEAVSWGGLDNLFVPLGTYAVLVRLLTFPATLLAGHFVVLLLLVSVAAVLRRETTVGGAGVFGAALIGYLVWALGGTAWLIPPALVYLLYARVWPAAREADGLPHDPKRRPHTAHNVFSVSSVGVLWLIAASALDLDLLFPYALAWGATFAFLGVERMAVARPNWTAGQLAWRAAWRATLVAVGPVLLVLWLRVGADHFAGTAPGGPMAPLRPLLLTGAYVALALVVTAAASLILVRWRGPIDRDSTEFEGRVYRASIVGPLSALGLLSFLVP; this is translated from the coding sequence GTGAGCGACCTGACCCCAGCCGTGCTGCCCGCGTGGGCGGCGATCCTGGCGGTGATGGGCGCGCTGGGGCTCGCGCTCGTCTCGCTCCGGCAGGCCCAGCTCCGGCGGAAGCTGTCGGCTGAGGGCGCGCGGAAGGGGCTCCACGTGGCGATGAGCGCCGTCATGCTCGCGCTCCCGTGGCTGTTCGACGCCGCGTGGCCCGTGATCCTCCTGGCGGCGCTCGCCGTCGGGGCGATGCTCGCCGTCCGGTTCGTCCCGGCGCTGCGGGATGGCGTCGGCGGGGTGATCCACGAGGTCGGCCGCCAGTCGGTCGGCGACGTGTGCTACCCGATCGCCGTGTGCGCGCTGTACCTCCTGACGGCCGACTCGCCGGTCCTCTACGCCATCGCGATCCTCATGCTCGGGCTGGCGGACCCGGCGGCGGCGCTGACGGGCGCGCGGCACGGGCTCTCGCCGTACGCAACGGTCGACGGGAAGAAGAGCCTCGAGGGGTCGGTCGCGTTCGCGTTCGTGGCCTTCCTCTGCGTCCACGTGCCGTTGCTCCTGTTCACACCGGTCGGCCGGGCCGAGGCTCTGTGGATCTCGGCCATCGTGGCCATCCTGGCGACGATCGTCGAGGCCGTGTCGTGGGGCGGGCTCGACAACCTGTTCGTCCCGCTCGGGACGTACGCCGTGCTCGTCCGACTCCTGACGTTCCCGGCGACGCTGCTGGCGGGCCACTTCGTGGTGCTGCTCCTGCTCGTCAGCGTGGCGGCCGTGCTGAGGCGGGAGACGACGGTCGGCGGGGCGGGCGTGTTCGGGGCGGCGCTCATCGGCTACCTCGTGTGGGCGCTCGGCGGGACGGCGTGGCTCATCCCGCCCGCGCTCGTCTACCTCCTCTACGCACGCGTCTGGCCCGCCGCCCGGGAGGCCGACGGGCTCCCGCACGACCCGAAGCGCCGGCCGCACACGGCGCACAACGTGTTCAGCGTGTCGTCGGTCGGCGTCCTCTGGCTCATCGCGGCGAGCGCGCTCGATCTCGACCTCCTGTTTCCGTACGCTCTCGCGTGGGGCGCGACCTTCGCGTTCCTCGGCGTCGAGCGGATGGCGGTGGCCCGGCCGAACTGGACCGCGGGCCAGCTCGCGTGGCGGGCCGCGTGGCGGGCGACGCTCGTCGCGGTCGGGCCCGTTCTCCTCGTCCTGTGGCTTCGCGTCGGGGCGGATCACTTCGCGGGCACCGCCCCGGGCGGGCCGATGGCCCCACTCCGTCCGCTCCTCCTGACCGGCGCCTACGTCGCGCTCGCGCTCGTCGTGACGGCCGCCGCCTCGCTCATCCTCGTCCGCTGGAGGGGGCCGATCGACCGCGACTCGACGGAGTTCGAGGGCCGGGTCTACCGCGCGAGCATCGTGGGCCCGCTGAGCGCGCTCGGCCTGCTCTCGTTTCTCGTGCCATGA
- a CDS encoding DUF3419 family protein — MTDPTIRYAQVWEDADVLAEALDVGPGDRVLSICSAGDNALALLADDPAAVVAVDLNPAQTACLALRVAAFRSLEHGEVLELVGSRASDRRGPLYARCRPALDDHARRFWDAHVGVVAAGIGTGGTFERYFRLFRRRILPLAHPRLRVRHLLSGAPTVADRRQWYEAHWDTWRWRLLFRVATSRAVLGKARYPTAFSQVEGSAADRLLGRVREAVTATDPAQNPYLQWVLTGTHGDALPRYLRAEHFEAIRDRLDRLSWHVGPLEAVLGDAPFSQFNLSDVFEYLPPADADALFARVAEAGTPGARLAHWSVLADRRPGPPLDGRLVRLNALADRLHAVDKAPFYTAFHVHEVR, encoded by the coding sequence ATGACCGATCCGACCATCCGCTACGCGCAGGTGTGGGAGGACGCCGACGTGCTCGCCGAGGCGCTCGACGTCGGCCCCGGCGACCGCGTCCTGTCGATCTGTTCGGCCGGCGACAACGCGCTCGCGCTGCTGGCGGACGACCCGGCCGCCGTCGTCGCCGTCGATCTCAACCCGGCGCAGACCGCCTGCCTCGCCCTTCGCGTCGCCGCGTTCCGCTCACTGGAGCACGGCGAGGTGCTGGAACTGGTCGGCTCCCGTGCGAGCGACCGTCGGGGGCCCCTGTATGCTCGATGCCGCCCGGCCCTCGACGACCACGCCCGCCGGTTCTGGGATGCGCACGTCGGGGTGGTCGCTGCTGGGATCGGCACGGGCGGGACGTTCGAACGCTACTTCCGCCTGTTCCGCCGCCGGATCCTCCCGCTGGCCCACCCGCGCCTCCGCGTCCGCCATCTGCTCAGCGGGGCCCCGACCGTCGCCGACCGTCGGCAGTGGTACGAGGCGCATTGGGACACGTGGCGTTGGCGGCTCCTCTTCCGCGTCGCCACGTCGCGGGCCGTGCTCGGCAAGGCGCGCTACCCGACGGCGTTCTCGCAGGTCGAGGGGAGCGCGGCCGACCGGCTGCTCGGACGCGTCCGCGAAGCCGTGACGGCGACGGATCCGGCCCAGAACCCTTACCTCCAGTGGGTCCTGACGGGGACGCACGGGGACGCGCTCCCACGCTACCTTCGCGCCGAGCACTTCGAGGCCATCCGCGACCGGCTCGACCGGCTCTCGTGGCACGTCGGCCCCCTCGAGGCCGTGCTCGGCGACGCGCCGTTCTCCCAGTTCAACCTGTCGGACGTGTTCGAGTACCTCCCGCCTGCGGACGCCGACGCCCTCTTTGCCCGGGTCGCCGAGGCGGGCACGCCCGGCGCGCGGCTCGCCCACTGGAGCGTCCTCGCCGACCGCCGGCCGGGACCCCCCCTCGACGGCCGCCTCGTCCGCCTCAACGCGCTCGCGGACCGGCTCCACGCCGTCGACAAGGCCCCGTTCTACACGGCGTTCCACGTCCACGAGGTCCGGTGA